The following coding sequences are from one bacterium window:
- a CDS encoding inositol monophosphatase translates to MNTAELTQAHQAAISLAREVGTRLREVQRSSQQIAHQFKAHQEIVTELDLWADQLIVERVRQLFPKHFVIGEESYQKTCQDLNSTIEQVCAEKVCWVVDPIDGTRNFYRRIPHFGVSIGILVNGERQLGVVYDPMRDEIFTAIKGQGAKLNGVPIAVSDIAKLEKGTVVGYNAARHLSSKWEEFHSLGHKMVLTETEERHFGSAVLDQCWIAAGRLDASIFYRLSAWDVAAGSLIVEEAGGKAWSLSKPQAKAFSIFDKSFGFATPAIFEACYAT, encoded by the coding sequence GTGAATACTGCAGAACTCACACAAGCGCATCAAGCTGCAATTAGCCTTGCACGCGAAGTCGGGACACGACTTCGTGAGGTTCAACGTTCTAGTCAACAAATCGCACATCAATTTAAAGCTCATCAAGAAATAGTAACAGAGTTAGATCTCTGGGCTGACCAGTTGATCGTCGAACGAGTTCGACAGCTCTTCCCCAAGCATTTTGTGATTGGGGAAGAATCCTATCAAAAGACGTGTCAGGACTTAAATTCTACAATCGAACAAGTCTGTGCTGAAAAGGTTTGCTGGGTTGTCGACCCGATAGATGGCACAAGAAATTTCTATCGCCGCATTCCGCACTTTGGCGTTTCAATTGGAATTTTAGTGAACGGAGAACGCCAGCTTGGAGTTGTCTACGACCCAATGCGTGATGAAATTTTTACCGCGATCAAAGGTCAAGGTGCAAAGCTAAATGGAGTTCCCATTGCAGTTTCTGATATTGCAAAACTCGAGAAAGGGACGGTCGTTGGCTATAATGCTGCCCGGCACTTAAGCTCTAAGTGGGAGGAGTTTCATTCGCTGGGCCATAAAATGGTGCTCACTGAGACTGAAGAACGGCATTTTGGGTCTGCCGTGTTAGACCAGTGTTGGATTGCAGCAGGTAGACTTGATGCTAGTATTTTTTATCGTCTTTCGGCTTGGGATGTTGCTGCGGGGTCGCTGATTGTTGAAGAGGCGGGTGGTAAAGCTTGGAGTTTATCCAAACCACAAGCAAAAGCGTTTTCGATTTTCGATAAATCATTTGGCTTTGCTACACCGGCAATCTTTGAGGCTTGCTATGCTACTTAG
- the cpaB gene encoding Flp pilus assembly protein CpaB, whose amino-acid sequence MSELPGINRFNNNQNRGVVMSGRFNGQQQHSAHSSMHERLLYIGGGILIFAMAIIVAVVIYSYNEVEARQTLTSNSSDPSDVAFGTMALLSPAKIIPAGTKLNDVPLVQVNWPRTEVPEGAVRDAADMRDMYAKVDLQPNQPIIKSSLSSVPIIGGVADIIPPGHRATTIEVDSTSGVEGWATPGAHVDVIVTYQDSTDGKKKSQIAIEDAVVVSYNGQTKVGDTKEGTIGRLSQTATVTLAVPVMDAVKLHTARAMGKISLILRNTSDVRSVGDALVTSTDLSKVQPDPKKSLGDPQGFVRYKDGKGGEMHMELRDKKWWELAKPTEQPAPSE is encoded by the coding sequence ATGTCAGAGCTTCCGGGAATAAATAGATTTAATAACAATCAAAACCGCGGTGTGGTGATGAGTGGCCGTTTCAATGGTCAACAGCAACACTCAGCACATTCAAGCATGCATGAAAGACTGCTTTACATCGGCGGCGGAATACTAATTTTCGCAATGGCTATTATCGTGGCTGTTGTAATTTACAGTTACAATGAAGTCGAAGCGCGACAAACATTAACTTCAAACTCAAGTGATCCTTCCGACGTTGCCTTTGGAACTATGGCTTTATTGTCTCCAGCTAAAATTATCCCAGCAGGTACAAAGCTCAACGATGTTCCATTGGTTCAAGTAAACTGGCCACGCACTGAAGTGCCTGAAGGGGCAGTGCGCGATGCTGCAGATATGCGGGATATGTATGCCAAAGTCGATCTTCAACCAAATCAACCAATTATCAAAAGTAGTTTATCTTCTGTGCCAATCATCGGCGGAGTAGCTGATATTATTCCACCAGGACATCGTGCCACGACAATCGAGGTAGATTCAACTTCGGGCGTAGAAGGTTGGGCGACTCCAGGCGCGCATGTTGACGTAATTGTCACATACCAAGACTCAACTGACGGTAAGAAAAAGAGTCAAATTGCTATCGAAGATGCAGTTGTTGTTTCTTATAATGGCCAAACTAAAGTTGGCGACACTAAGGAAGGGACAATTGGCAGATTGTCTCAGACCGCAACAGTCACCTTAGCTGTTCCGGTGATGGATGCAGTTAAGCTGCACACTGCTCGCGCGATGGGTAAAATTAGCTTGATTCTTAGAAATACGAGCGACGTCAGAAGTGTTGGCGATGCCCTAGTGACATCTACAGATTTATCAAAAGTACAACCCGACCCGAAGAAATCACTTGGCGACCCACAAGGCTTTGTCCGCTACAAAGATGGAAAAGGTGGAGAAATGCACATGGAGCTACGTGATAAAAAGTGGTGGGAACTTGCTAAGCCGACAGAACAACCTGCTCCCAGTGAATAA